The genomic region GGATGTAAAATGTGGATGATGGTTTTCTCACTTGCCTTGATCAGACAACATCCCACCACCCCACAGGAAACACATTTACATGATGACATTGAATAGGATGGTTTATTAACGTGGCCGCTACGTAACAGCCTAGCTTTTCTAATTGCACCGCATTCATTACAACCCGGCCTTTCAGTCTTGTCTGACCCAGCCTCTTCTTTCAAGCCCTTCGTTTACCTTGCCCTTCTGAGCGCCTATGTAAAAAAGCTGTTGCCGTGGCAACACTCTCGGTACAGGGCTGGCAAATCTTCCCAGAGTAGATCTGAAGGGTTAGCAAATCTATTTAAGGCCCCCCCtacacatgacacacacacacacgcacacacacctgtagGCCACCAGAGCAATCAAGTCTTGATCTTCAGCTAAACAGAGCTATACAGACAGTGGTCTTATATATTAATCAGTAACAGTGAGGTCCATCCTTGTTGAGGGTTTTTTTGTGGGTTGTATGTAAATACCATAGTCGACTGGGGACCCTACCTGGTCCTGACCAGGATTACAGTACAAAATGCTAATTAGATCCAATTTAATAAATCAATTGTTTATTCAACAGTTATGAAATAGAAACATGGATATTGGGCATGTTTTATGATACACTCTCAAAATTGgaattctataaaaaaaaaaaaaattgacagcAATACAAGTAAACAGGCATTGAGATGTGAACATCTATCAGGAAGCGCAATATTCCGAAAATCAAAGGTATCTCAGAAGTCACTGATTGAAATACAATATCAGTGAGTACAGATTGCGGACATGCAGGGCCGGGATAAACAGCCTGCAGATTTCTCTTTCATAGCGGCAAAAAGCAAGACATCAAAATATTTCTCCCTCAACCAACATTGTGCAAAAATATGCAGTTAAGGGTGCTTAGTGTTGTATGAATTTACAAGGCACTTAGTATGTTGCggttgtttaaaaaacattaaacccAGTAAACCATAAAACATTCACATAGATGTGTCATTGCAAAACATTCAGAAGACATTAAGAGCGGCAACAGTATTATTCAAGAGGATGAAATTTTAAAGAAACGTCAGAAAGACATGTATTGTTTAGAGCCGGTTTGATCATTCCTGAAGAATATGGATTGTCTGTAACTTTACACATATGTAACATTCTTAACACTGCACCACACAGTACATTCAGCTCACGTCTTTGGCTCTGCTGTTCTGTGCATGAAGAGTGCCCTCTGGTGGCACTCAAGAACTGGCACTCAGTATTATTTTCCACACTTTTAAAGGTGCTTTTTAATGCAATACATCAGCTGCAGCCTCCCAGCCAACTGTCTGCTGAGATGGTACTTCACCCAGGAGTGGGCATGCATTTTACTTTACAACTCAATCTGAAATCTACAGGCATAActtaaacatttccaaaaatatcAAAATTCAGAATTTACACAACAATCATAACCTAACAGAGCCCTGGCGGCTTTGTGGTCTGGAGGCTATCAGTGTGGTCATACGGATAAACCGTGTGGTCATATGGGGTGACCCTGTGGTCATACGGGGTGACCCAGTGGTCACATGGGGTGACCCAGCGGCCATATGGTGTAGATGGAGTGAGCCATGTCTGGGTCAGAGGGCCACACATATACATGGGTGTTTGAGGCAGACAGGAAGGATGCCTTTGTTGATCTGATGGAACTCCACCAACTGTAGGAGGTCAATGAAGAGAGTGAGGCCATCGTCCATTGTGTAGTACTTCCTACCAGCCTCCTCACACTGCAAAGACAAAAGAGCTTATGGAAAGAGTTTCATCTGTGCAGTGCTTCATTTTAGCTGGTTCCTGACAGGAAAGGATTCACCTACTTGCCAGTGTCCGCTACTCTGTGGTATTGTTGGCAATGTGACAAAAATGATACAGTACTTTTTTGTTGCCTTTTTGTTAATTCTCCCTTAGATCCCTGAAAAACGTAATGACAAAATTTCGATTCGTGGCCTACCTCTGGCAGGCAATGAGGTTGGGTTGGCCTGGCCTAATGTGATGCACAACATTGCAGCCTTGAGACCAGCAAATGTCAATCTCATTCTATTTCAGAGCAGGAATATATGAATTGCCACAGTGAGAATCTGGCACTGAACTAGACTGAGATCCACATGATTTCTCTTCCACGCTCTGCTCCAATAGACCAGAACCTGCAACTCATCTCTCCAAGACAGCAATTCAcaattttattctttttttaatcatagcTTCTTCAGAAAATATATAACTGCCCTGTCACAATGTGAACTGTGTGTAGCCCAGTCACATAGTATAGCCCAGTCACATAGTATAGTCCAGTCACATAGTATAGTCCAGTCACATAGTATAACCCAGTCACATAGTATAGCCCAGTCACATAGTATAGCCCAGTCACATAGTATAGCCCAGTCACATACTATAGTCCAGTCACATAGTATAGCCCAGTCACATAGTATAGTCCAGTCACATAGTATAGTCCAGTCACATAGTATAGTCCAGTCACATAGTATAACCCAGTCACATAGTATAGCCCAGTCACATAGTATAGTCCAGTCACATAGTATAGCCCAGTCACATAGTATAGCCCAGTCAAGAATCTTCGGCCAATCTGTCAGTGAACAGCAGGCAACCAAAAAAGGCCTTTAACAATGTTTCTGACAGAACTAAGAACGTGGCTTCTGTCTGCAGGCTACTGAAATATTCCACCTTCCAAAGAGGCCTGTTGAGTGAAAAGAGTCCAACGAGACAGGCTTAACATGGGAGTGTCAGCCTTCGACTGAGCTGCGTAGCACGACTCGTGTCAATCAGAAACCGGAATCTAATATCCTCCCGCCATTTTGTTTCCTACAACGTGTGTTACACCAGAGCCCGGCTATGGATTGGCCGCTGATGGTCCTTCTGATTCATCTCAGATTCCCAGTTTGCCAACGTCAAAGTGCCCACTGATCCCAACCGTTTGTGCAGTATAAACATTCCAAATTCATGTAAAAACGACAACGTGTTCAATGTTTTCTAGTACCTCAAACCAACCAGGTCAACATCCCCTACAGTAAAACACGTCATCTGTGTGTGATAAAATGCTGATGAGAAACGTGGTTCTCTTATCAGCATCACATGTATCTAGTAGGACAATGGCTAGACTAGGAGATGGATAAGGAGTAGGTGGATTAGGGCATTGGTAAAGCCCGACATGGCAGGGGGAAGGACTGCCTACtcacagggatgaccaggtagTGTTTGGTGTTCAGCTTGTGGCACAGCGAAAGGACAAAACACTGGGAATGCTGTTGACTCTCACGAATCAGGAACAtcctgcacacacatacacacacattatacaaTATACACAGAATATAGCAGATGGCACCCAGGTGAGAGCGCCGTTTCAACAATAAGCAACATGCAAAAGAGCAGTATGCAAAGATCGTCCCACAACAAGCAAACACACTTACCCGTCCACCAATCCCTGCTCCTCGATTATCCTCTGGGCCTGCTTCCGCGACGCACCCCCGTGGAACCAAGGCTGGGTTCTGTGGACGGCTGTgtaaaacacaccaacacacacacattaaatgtCCACGTCAATGATCTGCACACAGATATGTCTGAGAACCACTGTGAATGCGCAGCCGTTTGACAGTATTTGCTCACAGGAGGGGCTGGATCCCAGGGAGAGGTTGGGGAGGCTCCACCTCAAGGCTTCTCTCCTCTGAGGGACAAGAGTGAACATTATACTCCCAAGGTCCTCCAGGCTGAACACATTGCAACCAACAAGACATCTCCATCAACAACTGGGTCTGTCAGGCCTGTTATTTCGTCAGTATTGCCATCTAACCCCCTGCCactgacaggtttttgtgagcTCTGATCTTCCCAACCCACTTTATCTTCTCCTTGTCACCTGACCTGACCTGGGTGATGATTCTCTCGCTCCTTATCCAACTAAAACGCCTTTCCCCATCTCGTACCCGACCAACCACAGCCCCATCTTGGTTCTCCACCAGGTTCTCCTCACCCTCCAGGcctgtccctcctccctctctgcacTCTGGGCCTCCCAGGCGTTCTGGATGACCCGGCCCCCAGCCTTCCCCGAGAAGTCCATGGCGACCAGGCTGGCGTCTGACCCACAGCGCTGGGACACAGCCTCCGTCCGGCGGGGGGCTGACAGGGACATCTGGTAGTTACACTGCAGCTGCTTCCCACACTGGGCGCCACAGGAcccgggggcggggggggggggggacaaaggGTCAGCAGGCGCACATGGATCACAGTAACACCGTATTTCTACATCGGCTTCCACAGCGACGGTCACTGTGTTATTCTGGGCCCGGCCCGCTTCCACTACGGACTCCAGGCCGTGTTATGACGGGAGAATGGGCGTGCTCACCTTGAAGAGTCTAAACGCTGACGTCCAGCAGGTCCGCGTCTGTTCGTTCTCTGCACACAGCAGCTTTAAGTCCTGCGCACGAATGCGGTCTTTGCTTGGCTACACAAAGACATGTGTAAGCACGCTATTGGAGTAcatttaatcaataaaaaaaaaaacacactgccCTATGAAAGAAACCCCCTGGACGCTGGTAATGGTTACCTTGACGCAGAAGGTGAAATCCACAGGGGCTCCGTAAAGCTTGCGGCTGTTAGTGATACTGTAGACATTTAGGTCCTCCAGGTCGGCCACATACTGGAGGTGACGGGGCTCCTGGGAAAAAAAGACTTTCAGACAGACAGTCCAGGCTATCTGTGGATGGTTTATGTATGTCTTAACAATATACTATATCTATTGGTACTTTTAATAGTGCGGCAGTCCTACTCTTCTGTTAGTTTGTTGGGAAGATGGGGGAGTGTTAGTCAAAGGGATCTGAACCCACACCCATTTGGGAATggactgcatgagtgctgctgtcACCAGCTCTAACCTTCGGACCACACAGGTGACTTATTTCTATCGGCGTTCTGTGCCCCATGGCTGACCTTTGAGGAGCCTTTGGTGGAGCAGTAAAGGCCTGAGCGTCGGAGGAAGAAGTAGACCTTCTTCCAGGCCTTGCGGCTGGGCTCTCGCACGTGGAGGAAGCCTTGTATCTCAGGACATGTACCCGACTGGAGCAGATTCTGGACAGAGCCAAGGAAAATCCTCTGGTTTATACATAATAACACAGCAGAGGAAtccaaaagaaaacactgaaatcAACAAGGTTGAAAGTGGAATTTGTATACTATGGCATGAGAAGTCAGAGTATACAGACTCCATGTACAGtcaagcccaaaagtattcatacccatgccagattttgagccatagtgaattattatttgaccaatatgtttcttctggctggaaatgacataaacaagtgaaaacacagtaagacattGTACTGGAGATACAAATAAATAACGTAGCTGTCAAAtgttatgattttttaataatttatttgcattttattgcctgacataactatttgatcacctaccaaccagtaagaattccggctctcacagacctgttagtttttctttaagaagccctcctgttctccactcattacctgtattaactgcacctgtttgaactcgttacctgtataaaagacacctgtccacacaatcaaacagactccaacctctccacaatggccaagaccagagagctgtttaaggacatcagggatataattgtagacctgcacaaggctgggatgggcaacaggacaacaggcaagcagcttggtgtataggcaacaactgttggcacaattattagaaaatggaagaagttcaagatgacggtcaatctccctcggtctggggctccatgcaagatctcacctcgggggcatcaatgatcatgaggaaggtgagggatcagcccagaactacacggcaggacctggtcaatgacctgaaggagctgggaccacagtctcaaagaaaaccattagtaacacactacgccgtcatgtattaaaatcctgcagcgcacgcaaagtccccctgctctgaagtttgccaatgaccatctggatgatccagaggaggaatgggaggtcatgtggtctgatgagacaaaaatgtagctttttggtctaaactccactcgccgtgtttggagaaagaagaagcagtacaaccccaagaacaccatcccaactgtgaagcatggaggtggaaacatcattctttggggatgcttttctgcaaaggggacaggacaactgcaccgtattgaggggaggatggatgggagcacatatcgcgagatcttggccaacaacctccttccctcagtaagagcattgaagatgggttgtggctgggtcttccagcatgactacgacccgaaacacacagtcagggcaactaaggagtggctccgtaagaagcatctcaaggtcctggagtggcctagccagtctccagacctgaacccaatagaaaatcattgtagggagctgaaagtctgtattgcccagcgacagccccgaaacctgaaggatctggagaaggtctgtatggaggagtgagcctgcagtgtgtgcaaacctggtcaagaactacaggaaacgcatgatctctgttattgcaaacaaaggtttctgtaccaaatatgaagttctgcttttctgatgtatcaaatacctatgtcatgcaataaaatgcaaatgaattacttaatcatacaatgtaattttctggatttttgttttagattccgtcactcacagttgaagtgagtgacggaatgataaaaatgacagacctctacatgctttgcaagtgggaaaacctgcaaaatcggcagtgtatcaaatacttgttctccccactatatatatacactcacctaaaggattattaggaacaccatactaatactgtgtttgaccccctttcgccttcagaactgccttcattctacgtggcattgattcaacaaggtgctgaaagctttctttagaaatgttggcccatattgataggatagcatcttgcagttgatggagatttgtgggatgcacatccagggcacgaagctcccgttccaccacatcccaaagatgctctattgggttgagatctggtgactgtgggggccatttcagtacagtgaactcattgtcatgttcaagaaaccaatatgaaatgattcgagttttgtgacatggtgcattatcctgctggatgtagccatcagaggatgggtacatggtggtcataaagggatggacatggtcagaaacaatgctttgctgcatacctcggttgtaacgagtggttatttcagtcaaagttgctcttctatcagcttgaatcactcggcccattctcctctgatctctagcatcaacaaggcattttcgcccacaggactgccgcatactagatgtttttcccttttcacgccattctttgtaaaccctagaaatggttgtgcgtgaatatcccagtaactgagcagattgtgaaatactcagaccggcctgtctggcaccaacaaccaggccacgctcaaaattgcttaaatcacctttctttcccattctgacattcagtttggagttcaggagattgtcttgaccaggaccacacccctaaatgcattgaagcaactgccatgtgattggttgattagataattgcattaatgagaaattgaacaggtgttcctaataatcctttaggtgagtgtatacacacaATTCTGACAACATGGTGAGTTTTCCCTCACATCGAATTCATGTTTAACGGTGGTGAAACTGAGGGTACACGGTGAAGAGAAAGTGGGCGTGTCTGAATTTCCTCACAGCAGGTAGCTTACCTGAATGAGCTCAGCTGAGGTCATTCCCTTGGTGACATCGGCACTGTCTGAGATCATGTGTTCTGGGAAGAACAGCTGTGACAGAAAGAGGATGTCATAGTAAATCCACAGCAGTAAACCAACGGGATATCATGGATAACACGCCAACTCTATAGCAGCTATATGAAGAGTTGGGAGCAGCGCCCTGAGTGTCTTTTATTCTTTTCTGAATGGGAAACAAAAAGAGCCTAGTTATGAGGAATGGAAagagcaaaaacattttcaaactgaCATAAGTAAATTTTGCTTACTATCTGCACAATTAAAGACTGATCAAACCTGCAGTGCACGAGTAAATCGACTAGACTACTGTGTCAaagagaaggggaaaaaaaagagagaaaatacagTTTGCTGCAGTCATGTAAATCTCAAAACTGCGTCAAAAACCATTGAAGAAATGTACGCATGCTGCCGTTCTTGACTCCAGTCACTGTTGATGGACAGGGTTCGAATTCGCCTCACTGCTTTACAGAGCTACCTTTGTGGCCTAGAGCTGTCCAACTGGGTGCATGAGGTATGCCTAACCatgttttgtaagaaaaccactGCTTATTTGGGTGTATCTGCATATTTATTGCCGCATGCATACCCTGAACTAAACAACGCCACTTAAGCCATGACGCATTAGTCACACAATTCTGCTTTAGGCTTACTAGCTAgcaaaacacactgacataatgaatttaaacacattttctatttgaAAGTAGGATTTCCAAGGAAAGCTTTCCTGCAGATCAGCGAAACGGACTTGTACCGTTTCTTCTAAATGCTCTGTAAAACACACACGACTTGCACTGCCATTATCAGTCAACCAAGACAAACACATTAGCTCTATGGGATACTGTCTGTAGAAATGAATTTACCTGTGGTAACAATGTCACCATTGATCAAGTCTCA from Esox lucius isolate fEsoLuc1 chromosome 5, fEsoLuc1.pri, whole genome shotgun sequence harbors:
- the grb7 gene encoding growth factor receptor-bound protein 7 isoform X2 — translated: MNFAGSDCSVHPTADISTNPITGDLMEVQGQWMEVFESSDRRDAGGQDGLPRSSTLTLTPLVAEHPPPPVLRSQPLVIRRSRMQGVELSSSVPSIPNPFPELCSPSQSSVLTGSPSPPRSDTHLIKVFGEDSHSRSLWVSPRATARDVCRMLVQTAHCSDQENWALIELHPGLGLERVLEDHEVVVKVQAAWPPEGDTKLQFRKNYAKYEFFRKPMLFFPEHMISDSADVTKGMTSAELIQNLLQSGTCPEIQGFLHVREPSRKAWKKVYFFLRRSGLYCSTKGSSKEPRHLQYVADLEDLNVYSITNSRKLYGAPVDFTFCVKPSKDRIRAQDLKLLCAENEQTRTCWTSAFRLFKCGKQLQCNYQMSLSAPRRTEAVSQRCGSDASLVAMDFSGKAGGRVIQNAWEAQSAEREEGQAWRPGGPWEYNVHSCPSEERSLEVEPPQPLPGIQPLLRPQNPALVPRGCVAEAGPEDNRGAGIGGRDVPDS
- the grb7 gene encoding growth factor receptor-bound protein 7 isoform X1 encodes the protein MNFAGSDCSVHPTADISTNPITGDLMEVQGQWMEVFESSDRRDAGGQDGLPRSSTLTLTPLVAEHPPPPVLRSQPLVIRRSRMQGVELSSSVPSIPNPFPELCSPSQSSVLTGSPSPPRSDTHLIKVFGEDSHSRSLWVSPRATARDVCRMLVQTAHCSDQENWALIELHPGLGLERVLEDHEVVVKVQAAWPPEGDTKLQFRKNYAKYEFFRKPMLFFPEHMISDSADVTKGMTSAELIQNLLQSGTCPEIQGFLHVREPSRKAWKKVYFFLRRSGLYCSTKGSSKEPRHLQYVADLEDLNVYSITNSRKLYGAPVDFTFCVKPSKDRIRAQDLKLLCAENEQTRTCWTSAFRLFKCGKQLQCNYQMSLSAPRRTEAVSQRCGSDASLVAMDFSGKAGGRVIQNAWEAQSAEREEGQAWRRREALRWSLPNLSLGSSPSSVHRTQPWFHGGASRKQAQRIIEEQGLVDGMFLIRESQQHSQCFVLSLCHKLNTKHYLVIPCEEAGRKYYTMDDGLTLFIDLLQLVEFHQINKGILPVCLKHPCICVAL